In the Cydia fagiglandana chromosome 14, ilCydFagi1.1, whole genome shotgun sequence genome, one interval contains:
- the LOC134670568 gene encoding uncharacterized protein LOC134670568, producing the protein MFHRLYLLVLCIFNASPGQRCVLNSRSHFGQPLPVFMRNGRLLEPDDRYGNVEMNSGDTLTLSCGSSGPISHPYAFRQLTTATITCEAGDNFRNDDWLNAPASFSQFRCQDPPDYISKRTNQTCFNTHHIYEVGYQIDHEWYPVYQSCFDEDVLRPVYSKYTQKPYNAMYQTRVDRPYFKADGNYRTIPVESLFSPSGQRAAIGKLVGPAIDCYVTRSEEMSRGHLAAKTDFVFAFGERATFHYVNCAPQWKNFNGGNWNTLEVDLRNHVHQSGYNTIIYTGTFGVTSLFNQYGERVDLYLANDNNNNPVIPVPQYYYKVVYDTDSRKGIAFVGINNPFYTPSEARDLFFCEDVCRGNPEFGWLTWYPDNPSEGYTFCCRVEDFRCTVNHLPEFEVTGLLT; encoded by the coding sequence ATGTTTCACCGTTTATATCTCTTGGTTCTTTGTATATTCAACGCTTCTCCTGGTCAAAGATGTGTGCTGAATTCTCGGTCTCATTTCGGACAACCGTTGCCGGTATTTATGAGGAATGGTAGACTTTTGGAGCCCGACGATCGTTATGGAAACGTGGAGATGAACAGCGGAGACACCTTGACTCTAAGTTGTGGGAGCTCAGGGCCTATATCGCACCCTTACGCCTTTCGGCAGCTCACAACTGCTACTATAACTTGCGAAGCTGGCGATAACTTTAGAAACGATGATTGGCTAAACGCGCCGGCTAGCTTCAGCCAATTTCGCTGTCAGGATCCACCAGACTATATTAGTAAACGCACGAATCAAACTTGCTTTAATACGCATCATATCTACGAAGTTGGGTATCAGATTGACCATGAATGGTACCCGGTATACCAGTCCTGCTTCGATGAAGATGTCCTCAGACCTGTGTATTCAAAATACACCCAGAAGCCATATAACGCTATGTATCAAACGAGAGTAGATAGACCTTATTTTAAAGCGGATGGCAATTATCGAACTATTCCAGTGGAATCTTTGTTCTCTCCTTCGGGTCAGAGGGCAGCTATCGGAAAGCTCGTAGGGCCTGCTATCGACTGCTACGTTACTAGATCCGAGGAGATGTCTAGAGGCCATTTAGCTGCGAAAACAGACTTCGTATTTGCGTTCGGGGAAAGAGCTACGTTCCACTACGTAAACTGCGCGCCTCAGTGGAAGAACTTCAACGGAGGAAACTGGAACACCTTAGAAGTTGACTTGAGAAACCACGTCCACCAATCTGGatataatacaataatatacACGGGAACTTTTGGAGTGACCAGCCTttttaaccaatatggagaaCGTGTTGATCTCTATCTTGCGAATGATAATAACAACAATCCGGTGATTCCAGTCCCccaatattattataaagtgGTTTATGATACGGATTCTCGCAAGGGTATCGCCTTTGTGGGTATAAATAACCCGTTTTACACTCCAAGCGAGGCTAGGGACCTGTTTTTCTGTGAGGACGTGTGTAGGGGCAACCCGGAATTTGGCTGGTTGACATGGTACCCGGATAACCCATCGGAAGGATACACTTTTTGTTGTAGAGTTGAGGATTTTCGGTGTACGGTTAATCATTTACCGGAATTTGAGGTTACAGGATTGCTAACGTGA
- the LOC134670867 gene encoding uncharacterized protein LOC134670867, whose protein sequence is MRIFLIFYSAAIIIALADAQRKSNITKPVVNLEKRPRTPIWHRPPEERRKLSIFPRNNVKFVVTPKPVNDEPKESPIKRPLMRKFITQDNNEKGTWSFAPRKPLMKTQRFTVTLAPPKSSNQKAIDHMESEESKKVPIVLSNINTKSESTKHHNINKGNLIESVKIRKDPLASKNLHKVEQNITRQGILQTAKGNDTQTTQIVQKNDTKSRPTFGEDLIDVRSFNDDDVVLDTNETINKDQNEYESLNKTADTPKTEEDTVESRAVDLNEIKYPGDYDNNSLKMGSDGSNNHKAGQIINFNDLEIMLEKIVNITEQSNSSSTSDLKDSGAFVILNNETSIDEIPQFDVTKSNDFYDVITLSTDDKENIQGYFNKANQKVHPASETNVLNEKDINEHVAESLMARNLESQINFIENYTVSAANSEMYQEQKESVGSKVQDFKINTDETSKYTTAHTIEGEVTGNDSIEELTKDNKNNSETSNALNLSLEIYESNMPLSIEEISSDCDENNCNESTPGKLNLTIEETSNDELIDNLSFGEISNKSTSDASNDYAEERSNESFINKSDILRNEPISNESSFNTTGEELSNELNADKSNTLTEEIISEPLVESSDNFTGEQLSNESSSNMAGEELSNESFADKSVNFEEISNDSMIENSNSFSGEQISNESSNITEEETSNESYLIDDVTNESIETSDNITEEESSNESSLNTASEEISNEFIENFSNESIEASYNLTAVPQELSSDNSDNVTDERIPDEIVASEQRTSAEEIAEKALINRFKRSNNIIEEESVLTTISGFRYTGHEVTLNHDLTYKNINA, encoded by the exons ATGAGGATATTTTTG ATATTTTATTCTGCGGCCATAATAATTGCATTAGCCGATGCCCAACGAAAGTCTAACATCACCAAACCGGTCGTAAACCTCGAGAAACGACCACGTACTCCAATATGGCATCGACCCCCCGAGGAGAGAAGAAAACTATCAATTTTCCCAAGAAACAATGTAAAGTTTGTGGTCACCCCCAAACCTGTGAACGACGAGCCAAAGGAGTCACCAATTAAAAGGCCGCTAATGAGAAAGTTTATAACGCAGGACAATAACGAGAAAGGAACATGGTCATTCGCACCAAGAAAGCCTCTCATGAAGACACAGCGGTTCACTGTGACTTTGGCACCGCCAAAATCTAGCAACCAAAAAGCCATTGACCATATGGAATCTGAAGAATCAAAAAAGGTACCAATAGTGCTTAGTAATATAAACACCAAGTCAGAATCAACAAAACATCATAATATAAACAAAGGAAATCTAATTGAATCGGTGAAAATAAGAAAGGACCCTTTAGCATCTAAAAACTTACATAAAGTTGAACAGAATATTACTAGGCAAGGCATTTTACAAACAGCGAAGGGAAATGACACACAAACTACCCAAATAGTTCAAAAGAACGATACTAAATCTCGACCAACATTTGGTGAAGACTTAATCGATGTAAGAAGTTTCAACGATGACGATGTTGTTTTGGATACAAACGAAACTATAAACAAGGATCAAAATGAGTATGAGTCTCTTAATAAAACAGCTGATACGCCTAAAACAGAGGAAGATACAGTTGAAAGCAGAGCAGtcgatttaaatgaaattaaatatccAGGTGACTATGACAATAATTCATTGAAAATGGGCAGTGATGGATCTAATAATCATAAAGCCGGACAGATTATAAACTTCAATGACCTTGAAATAATGTtagaaaaaattgtaaatattactGAACAATCAAATAGTAGCTCAACATCCGACTTAAAAGACAGTGGTGCTTTCGTCATATTAAACAACGAAACCAGTATAGATGAAATACCTCAGTTTGATGTCACAAAATCGAACGATTTTTATGATGTTATAACCCTTAGCACTGATGATAAAGAAAATATTCAGGGTTACTTTAACAAGGCGAATCAAAAAGTGCACCCTGCAAGCGAGACCAATGTACTAAATGAAAAAGATATCAATGAACATGTAGCGGAGTCTTTGATGGCAAGGAACTTGGAAAGCCAAATAAATTTTATCGAGAACTACACAGTTAGCGCTGCTAATAGTGAAATGTATCAAGAACAGAAGGAAAGTGTAGGCTCAAAAGTGCaagactttaaaataaatactgatgAGACTTCAAAATATACCACAGCTCATACTATTGAAGGTGAAGTAACCGGTAATGACTCAATAGAAGAGCTTACaaaagataataaaaataattcggAGACCTCGAATGCGCTAAATCTTTCGCTTGAAATATATGAATCTAACATGCCTTTGAGCATAGAAGAAATTTCTAGTGATTGCGATGAAAATAATTGTAATGAATCTACGCCAGGCAAATTAAACTTAACAATCGAAGAAACCTCTAACGACGAATTAATTGATAACTTGTCTTTCGGCGAAATTTCAAACAAATCGACCAGCGACGCGTCCAACGATTACGCAGAAGAGCGTTCTAATGAGTCATTCATTAATAAATCTGACATCTTACGTAATGAGCCTATCTCAAATGAATCGTCTTTTAATACGACAGGCGAAGAGTTATCTAATGAGTTGAATGCAGATAAATCTAATACTTTAACTGAAGAAATTATAAGTGAACCTTTAGTAGAATCGTCGGATAATTTCACTGGAGAGCAACTCTCAAATGAGTCATCTTCAAATATGGCTGGAGAAGAGTTATCAAACGAATCTTTTGCAGATAAATCTGTCAATTTTGAAGAGATTTCAAACGATTCCATGATTGAAAACTCCAACAGTTTTTCTGGGGAACAAATctcaaatgaatcatcaaacATAACCGAGGAAGAAACATCCAATGAGTCTTATTTGATTGATGATGTTACAAATGAAAGCATTGAAACCTCTGACAATATAACAGAAGAGGAATCCTCAAATGAATCATCATTAAATACAGCAAGcgaagaaatatcaaatgaGTTCATTGAGAATTTTTCAAATGAAAGCATCGAAGCATCTTATAATTTAACTGCAGTGCCACAGGAATTGTCGAGCGACAATTCGGACAATGTTACCGATGAAAGGATACCTGACGAGATAGTGGCTAGTGAGCAACGGACAAGCGCAGAAGAAATTGCGGAGAAGGCATTGATAAATAGATTCAAAAG GAGCAATAACATAATTGAGGAAGAAAGTGTACTAACAACCATCAGTGGATTCAGATACACGGGCCACGAAGTCACTCTGAATCACGACTTGACTTACAAGAACATCAACGCCTGA